In Dehalococcoidia bacterium, a genomic segment contains:
- a CDS encoding ABC transporter permease: MRDYLIRRFLLLILTVWGVSVVIFLIMRVVPGDPIMALMGEGGATKEQIAKIRRDLGLDRPLVVQYFDWLWDTVRLDLGKSLWKGTEISYELKTRLPVTLQLAIMSLILSVVIALVTGIVSALKQDTWWDYAFRVFTIAGLALPAFWVGILVILMLALWFNWLPTIEYVPFFENPRENLLQFIFPALVIGWRQAAVTGRMVRSSMLEVLREDYIRTARAKGLAERIVIFRHALKNASLPVVTVIGIEATLLLGGVVVIEQVFSMPGLGRALVSAIYYRDYPMVQFLVTFFAFVTVVINLIVDLTYGWLDPRIRYE; this comes from the coding sequence ATGCGCGACTACTTGATTCGGCGGTTCCTGCTCCTCATCCTCACGGTCTGGGGGGTGAGTGTCGTCATCTTCCTCATTATGCGGGTGGTGCCCGGGGATCCCATTATGGCCCTTATGGGCGAGGGGGGGGCCACCAAGGAGCAGATCGCCAAAATTCGCCGGGACCTGGGGTTGGACCGCCCCCTGGTGGTGCAGTACTTTGATTGGCTCTGGGATACAGTGCGCCTAGACCTGGGGAAGTCCCTATGGAAAGGGACGGAAATATCCTATGAACTCAAGACGCGTCTGCCCGTAACCCTGCAACTGGCCATTATGAGCCTTATCCTCTCGGTGGTAATCGCCCTGGTAACGGGGATTGTGTCGGCCCTCAAGCAGGATACCTGGTGGGACTATGCCTTCCGAGTGTTCACCATTGCGGGGCTAGCCCTGCCCGCCTTTTGGGTGGGCATCCTCGTGATCTTGATGCTGGCTTTGTGGTTTAACTGGCTGCCCACCATCGAGTATGTCCCGTTCTTTGAAAACCCGCGGGAGAATTTACTGCAGTTCATCTTCCCCGCCCTGGTGATCGGATGGCGTCAGGCGGCGGTTACAGGGCGTATGGTGCGCTCCTCCATGCTGGAGGTGCTGCGGGAGGATTATATCCGCACGGCGCGGGCGAAGGGGTTGGCGGAGCGTATCGTTATCTTCCGCCACGCCCTAAAAAACGCCTCTTTGCCTGTGGTAACGGTCATCGGCATTGAGGCGACCCTGCTCCTGGGTGGGGTGGTGGTGATAGAGCAGGTGTTCAGCATGCCGGGCCTGGGACGGGCGCTGGTGAGCGCCATCTATTATCGGGACTATCCCATGGTGCAGTTCCTGGTTACCTTTTTCGCCTTTGTAACAGTAGTGATCAACCTGATTGTGGACTTGACCTACGGCTGGCTGGACCCGCGCATTCGCTACGAGTAG
- a CDS encoding ABC transporter permease → MALGSSSPVGAVHTSTEVRALRRSPWKGVVRFIVRKPLGAVGAGMILFLVLFAYVGVFFMPYGKLEQNVLEALNAPSLRHPLGTDQFGRDMLTRIMYASQVSLFIGFATVLVSGVVGGIIGVVSGYLGGKVDLLFQRVVDVLMSFPLLILAMAIVAMLGASTYNVIIAIAISYAPRLARVVRSVALSVREKQYVEAARAIGCSDVRVMVYHVAPQCVAPTLVLVTAQLGAAILVESSLSFLGLGTQEPNPSLGNMLSGAAAGYFELAPWMAIFPGLAIALAVFGFNVFGDALRDVLDPRLRGAGR, encoded by the coding sequence GTGGCGCTGGGCTCCTCTTCCCCGGTTGGCGCGGTGCACACTTCCACCGAGGTACGGGCTCTGCGGCGCAGTCCTTGGAAGGGTGTGGTGCGTTTCATCGTCCGCAAGCCCCTGGGAGCAGTGGGGGCGGGGATGATCCTCTTTTTGGTGCTGTTCGCCTATGTCGGGGTGTTTTTTATGCCCTACGGCAAACTGGAGCAGAACGTCTTGGAGGCCCTGAACGCCCCTTCGCTGCGCCACCCCCTGGGCACCGACCAGTTTGGGCGCGACATGCTCACCCGCATTATGTACGCCTCCCAAGTCTCTCTGTTCATCGGTTTTGCCACCGTTCTGGTGAGTGGCGTGGTGGGTGGGATTATCGGGGTAGTCAGCGGATACTTGGGGGGGAAGGTGGATCTGTTGTTCCAGCGTGTGGTTGATGTGCTCATGTCCTTCCCCTTGCTGATTTTAGCCATGGCCATCGTGGCAATGCTGGGGGCGTCCACCTACAATGTCATCATCGCCATCGCCATCTCCTACGCCCCCCGTTTGGCGCGGGTGGTGCGATCGGTAGCCTTATCGGTGCGGGAGAAGCAGTATGTGGAGGCGGCACGGGCGATCGGGTGCTCCGATGTGCGGGTGATGGTCTACCATGTTGCCCCTCAGTGCGTGGCTCCCACTTTAGTGCTTGTTACTGCCCAGTTGGGGGCTGCCATTCTGGTGGAGTCGTCCTTAAGTTTCTTGGGCCTGGGCACGCAAGAGCCCAATCCCTCGTTGGGCAATATGCTCAGCGGAGCAGCGGCGGGCTACTTCGAGTTGGCCCCGTGGATGGCCATCTTCCCCGGCTTGGCCATCGCTCTCGCCGTGTTTGGATTCAATGTGTTTGGCGATGCCTTGCGGGATGTGCTGGACCCCCGCCTGCGGGGTGCAGGACGCTAA